One region of Candidatus Saccharibacteria bacterium genomic DNA includes:
- a CDS encoding DUF1295 domain-containing protein codes for MKRAFEFFFVVYVAAAVTVLLQNDMFGEVLARVAVCWLVSLLFLTLVYAAALARQRFDLVDTAWGLSIIAIAVTAYGIGGSSVGFNPQTVVTALIIVWGLRLAWHIGRRFLHSSTTDERYVQLMHKWKGSVAVNAYLRIYVVQSLLALFVSIPAIHINISNGVSWTWWAFVGAGVWAVGFVCEVVADRQLAFFVAQPANKGKLMTNGLWKYARYPNYFGELTVWWGIAIMSLGTPHGWVGTGGAAVITYLIVYISGIPPKETRLRKREGWHGYVKTTRVLLPLRKH; via the coding sequence ATGAAACGCGCTTTTGAGTTCTTTTTTGTGGTGTATGTGGCCGCAGCCGTGACCGTGCTTTTACAAAACGACATGTTCGGTGAAGTTTTGGCGCGTGTGGCTGTTTGCTGGTTAGTTAGCCTCCTATTCCTGACCCTGGTGTATGCTGCGGCGCTTGCGCGGCAACGTTTCGATCTTGTCGACACTGCGTGGGGCTTGAGTATAATAGCCATCGCCGTTACGGCGTATGGAATTGGCGGTAGTAGTGTCGGGTTTAATCCGCAGACGGTTGTTACGGCACTAATTATTGTGTGGGGGCTTCGCCTCGCCTGGCACATAGGCCGGCGATTCTTGCATTCTTCCACAACAGATGAGCGCTATGTGCAGCTTATGCATAAATGGAAAGGTAGTGTTGCCGTAAACGCCTATCTGCGCATTTATGTTGTGCAGTCGCTACTAGCACTATTTGTAAGTATCCCAGCAATACATATAAACATAAGCAACGGAGTTTCGTGGACTTGGTGGGCATTTGTAGGGGCTGGGGTATGGGCAGTTGGCTTTGTGTGCGAAGTGGTGGCTGATAGGCAGCTGGCTTTTTTTGTGGCGCAACCGGCAAACAAGGGTAAGCTCATGACAAATGGGCTATGGAAATACGCCCGCTACCCAAATTACTTTGGGGAATTGACCGTGTGGTGGGGCATTGCCATTATGTCACTCGGTACGCCTCATGGCTGGGTAGGCACTGGCGGTGCAGCGGTTATTACCTACCTCATTGTCTATATTTCCGGCATTCCTCCCAAAGAAACCCGCCTCCGAAAACGTGAGGGTTGGCATGGGTATGTCAAAACTACCCGAGTTCTGTTGCCATTGCGTAAACATTAA
- a CDS encoding IS1595 family transposase: MKLQIPYGKISGYKVGKILKHFVVDVEASKTADLLGLNRKTVDEYYNLFRKLIYIEQKQAFTRLTGVIELDESYFGARRIRGLHIKLKRGRGTRKQPVFGIYQRDGRVYTEIVPNCSGATLQTIIEHTVSLNAEINSDGWRGYDGLVDVGYDKHYRVNHGNNEFSDFKGHHVNGIENFWSFTKRRIQRKNGIRKTYFELFLKECEWRYNRSDERMEQELKKLLSHYNIKRKKGLV, translated from the coding sequence ATGAAATTACAGATACCATACGGTAAAATAAGCGGTTATAAAGTTGGAAAAATCCTGAAACACTTTGTAGTTGACGTAGAGGCTAGTAAAACAGCAGATCTTCTGGGGCTCAATCGTAAGACAGTTGACGAGTATTACAACCTTTTTCGTAAGCTCATATACATTGAGCAGAAACAGGCTTTTACGCGACTCACTGGCGTTATTGAGCTGGATGAAAGTTACTTTGGGGCAAGACGTATACGAGGCCTACATATCAAGCTAAAACGCGGTAGAGGTACTCGCAAGCAACCAGTCTTTGGCATATACCAACGTGACGGACGTGTCTATACCGAAATAGTACCAAACTGTTCTGGTGCTACCTTACAGACAATCATTGAGCATACTGTATCTTTAAATGCCGAGATTAACTCTGATGGTTGGCGAGGATATGATGGCTTGGTAGATGTAGGTTATGACAAGCACTATCGCGTCAACCATGGCAATAATGAGTTTTCAGATTTCAAGGGGCATCACGTCAATGGTATTGAAAACTTCTGGAGTTTTACAAAACGACGAATACAGCGTAAAAACGGTATTCGAAAGACGTATTTCGAGTTATTCCTCAAAGAATGCGAGTGGCGTTATAATAGAAGTGATGAACGAATGGAACAAGAGCTTAAAAAGCTTCTTAGCCACTACAACATTAAACGAAAGAAAGGGCTTGTTTAG
- a CDS encoding DUF2177 family protein, translated as MPNIFIQLLVASGVMGVLDYIWLGTVAKTFYRSQIGKLLLDKPNMTAAVLFYIIYVVGVVTFVISPALEKGSLTHALTRGALFGFVAYATYDLTNLATIKGFTTKVVVVDLLWGALLTATVAGVTYAILNR; from the coding sequence ATGCCAAACATATTCATACAGCTACTGGTAGCAAGTGGGGTCATGGGGGTGCTGGACTATATATGGCTTGGGACGGTAGCAAAAACGTTTTACCGCTCACAGATAGGTAAGTTACTACTCGATAAGCCAAACATGACTGCCGCAGTCCTGTTCTACATCATTTACGTTGTCGGCGTGGTGACTTTTGTAATTTCCCCGGCACTTGAAAAAGGTTCACTGACTCACGCGCTGACGCGCGGCGCGCTCTTTGGCTTTGTGGCGTATGCTACTTATGATCTTACAAACCTCGCGACTATTAAGGGCTTTACCACAAAAGTCGTAGTTGTTGATTTGCTGTGGGGTGCGCTGCTCACCGCCACGGTCGCGGGCGTGACGTACGCTATACTAAACAGGTAA
- a CDS encoding excinuclease ABC subunit UvrC gives MSDQLELKLKSLPKTPGVYFHKSATGEIIYVGKAAVLRNRVRQYFQASRNRDPKTEALVAEIVDTDWMEVESELEALFLEAEMIRRYMPRYNILLRDDKAMSYIRIDYDSDYPTVSTTRRPLDDGARYFGPYFSTNSVRQALKLLRRIFPFAYTKPAGQKRVSLYYHLGLDPGLEEGKTNMADYRANLRKLIAVIEGKRDRIIMQVEKEMKTASKSQNFELAAKLRNQITALRNLGKQVIFSDKEFMDISKDHALGELVDLLGLDSFPRRIEGYDISHMQGTNVVASMVVFTNGVSDKGQYRKFKTRREHNNDFYNMHETITRRLSEKNIKAWSRPNLFLIDGGKGQLDAAIRARDEAASRTDPDAELRQGPSLTRLAQMPMVGLAKREEQIVIKKSRVHGAHTHEDATKLEPLRSAKASEQRAGEGESTPSEGVAIPEMGGATSHKKMIETVNGSNVALNLEILHKLGGYITETDDFILVNLPHSTNLVKLLQRIRDESHRFAVSYHSSLKVKQQTASLLDDIPTIGPASRKKLLRTFGSVRGVMQARQQDLERVMGEKKATILRQYLRSYRKNERSESVDSAGANEL, from the coding sequence GTGAGCGATCAACTTGAACTTAAGCTGAAATCTCTGCCTAAAACTCCGGGGGTGTATTTTCACAAGTCTGCTACGGGTGAAATTATATATGTTGGTAAGGCGGCGGTATTGCGTAACCGCGTACGGCAGTATTTTCAAGCTAGTCGCAACCGTGACCCAAAAACTGAGGCACTTGTTGCAGAGATAGTCGACACCGATTGGATGGAAGTAGAGAGCGAGCTTGAAGCGCTTTTTCTTGAAGCAGAGATGATTCGGCGTTACATGCCGCGCTACAACATACTGCTGCGCGATGATAAGGCGATGAGCTACATCCGCATTGACTATGATAGTGATTATCCCACCGTGAGCACAACGAGGCGGCCGCTGGATGACGGTGCGCGTTACTTTGGGCCATACTTTAGCACCAATAGTGTACGTCAAGCACTCAAACTGCTACGGCGCATCTTTCCCTTTGCATACACCAAACCTGCTGGGCAAAAACGCGTCAGTTTATACTACCACCTTGGGCTTGACCCGGGACTCGAGGAAGGCAAGACCAACATGGCGGACTACCGAGCCAATTTGCGCAAATTGATTGCAGTTATAGAAGGCAAACGGGACCGCATTATTATGCAGGTGGAAAAAGAAATGAAGACAGCGAGCAAATCGCAAAACTTCGAGCTAGCGGCGAAGCTAAGGAACCAAATCACGGCACTCCGTAACCTTGGCAAGCAAGTTATCTTTAGCGATAAGGAGTTCATGGACATCTCAAAGGATCACGCACTCGGTGAGCTGGTTGATTTGCTTGGGCTCGATTCATTCCCTCGTAGAATTGAGGGCTACGATATTTCGCATATGCAAGGCACAAATGTGGTTGCAAGTATGGTTGTGTTTACGAACGGAGTCAGCGACAAAGGGCAGTACCGCAAGTTTAAGACGCGGCGTGAACATAACAATGACTTCTATAACATGCACGAAACCATTACTCGCCGCCTGAGTGAAAAAAATATCAAAGCTTGGAGCAGGCCCAACCTGTTCCTCATAGATGGCGGTAAAGGCCAACTAGATGCGGCTATTCGGGCGCGAGACGAAGCTGCGTCAAGGACGGACCCTGACGCAGAGCTGCGTCAGGGTCCGTCCTTGACGCGTTTAGCACAGATGCCTATGGTTGGCCTAGCTAAACGTGAAGAACAGATAGTTATAAAAAAGAGTCGAGTACATGGAGCCCATACGCACGAGGACGCAACTAAGCTCGAACCCCTGCGTAGCGCAAAAGCGAGCGAACAGCGAGCCGGGGAAGGCGAGTCGACACCGAGCGAAGGGGTAGCTATACCCGAGATGGGGGGAGCAACTTCCCATAAAAAAATGATTGAGACGGTGAATGGTTCAAACGTTGCTCTTAATCTCGAGATATTGCACAAACTCGGAGGCTACATCACTGAAACGGATGATTTCATTTTGGTTAATCTGCCGCACAGCACAAATCTTGTAAAGCTTTTACAGCGCATTCGCGATGAATCACATCGTTTTGCCGTCAGTTACCACTCAAGTTTGAAAGTTAAACAGCAGACTGCCAGTTTGCTCGACGACATCCCAACAATTGGCCCAGCCTCGCGCAAAAAACTACTTAGGACATTTGGAAGTGTGCGCGGAGTCATGCAAGCCCGTCAACAAGACTTAGAAAGAGTCATGGGCGAAAAAAAAGCCACTATTCTTCGTCAGTATCTCCGTTCTTATAGAAAAAATGAGCGGAGCGAATCTGTGGATAGCGCGGGCGCAAACGAATTGTAA
- a CDS encoding DNA alkylation repair protein, whose translation MIAADVVSSLQDYASGADAVNLQWFFKTGPGEYGEGDQFIGVRVPNIRKVCKKFRNLPLKEVQQLLESPVHEHRMAGVIILTLQYPKADDKQAIYELYLAELGNGHINNWDLVDVSCRHIVGEHLRENRSKLYELAKSESLWERRASIISTFAYIAKGDASTSLALAELLLGDKHDLMHKAVGWTLREVGKRCDEQLLRTFLSRHAPTMPRTTLRYAIEHLPEDERKGYLNMKQVKED comes from the coding sequence ATGATTGCTGCTGATGTAGTATCTTCGCTCCAGGACTATGCCAGCGGTGCGGACGCAGTAAATTTGCAGTGGTTTTTTAAGACTGGGCCGGGTGAATACGGCGAAGGGGATCAGTTTATTGGCGTACGGGTACCAAACATTCGCAAAGTCTGTAAAAAGTTTCGCAACCTCCCTCTCAAAGAAGTGCAACAGCTTCTCGAAAGCCCCGTGCATGAACATCGCATGGCGGGGGTGATTATTTTGACGCTGCAGTACCCAAAAGCAGACGACAAACAAGCAATCTACGAGCTGTACCTAGCAGAACTTGGAAACGGCCATATCAACAACTGGGATCTTGTGGACGTGTCGTGTCGACATATTGTGGGTGAACATCTGCGCGAAAATCGCAGCAAACTATACGAACTAGCTAAGAGCGAAAGTCTCTGGGAACGCCGCGCTAGTATCATCAGTACTTTCGCCTATATTGCTAAGGGCGATGCATCAACATCACTAGCCCTGGCCGAGTTACTGCTGGGTGATAAACATGACCTAATGCACAAAGCCGTCGGGTGGACGCTGCGCGAGGTTGGCAAACGCTGCGATGAACAACTCCTACGTACTTTCCTGAGTCGTCATGCCCCCACCATGCCCCGCACCACCCTTCGTTACGCCATTGAACATTTGCCGGAAGATGAGCGCAAAGGGTATCTTAATATGAAGCAAGTGAAGGAGGATTAA
- a CDS encoding DUF1697 domain-containing protein has product MTYVVLLRGVNVGGNTRVEMSRLKAILESLGCTDVQTYLNSGNAVCKKATKLNATEVEKAIEVEFGFAVPVLVLDANTVCRVAESIPESWRNDDDQKSDVAFLFPAADDASIVMKVGCNSDIETGLYVPGALLWNIERKHQSRGSLPKVVGTPLYQQMSIRNVNTARKLAELVQS; this is encoded by the coding sequence ATGACATATGTTGTTCTACTAAGAGGCGTCAACGTGGGCGGAAACACCCGAGTGGAAATGTCACGCCTCAAAGCAATACTCGAGAGTCTTGGTTGTACCGATGTGCAAACATACTTAAACTCCGGTAATGCAGTTTGTAAAAAAGCAACCAAGTTAAATGCTACAGAGGTAGAGAAGGCAATCGAAGTGGAATTTGGCTTCGCAGTGCCAGTGCTGGTGCTGGACGCAAATACTGTATGTCGTGTCGCCGAATCTATACCCGAAAGCTGGCGTAATGACGACGACCAAAAATCAGATGTTGCTTTTCTGTTCCCGGCAGCTGACGACGCCTCAATTGTGATGAAAGTCGGTTGTAATTCAGACATAGAAACGGGGCTGTATGTACCGGGAGCGCTTCTTTGGAATATCGAGCGTAAGCACCAGTCACGTGGCAGCCTGCCAAAGGTGGTCGGCACTCCGCTCTACCAACAAATGAGCATTCGTAACGTTAACACAGCCCGAAAACTTGCCGAATTGGTACAATCATAA